The proteins below are encoded in one region of Helianthus annuus cultivar XRQ/B chromosome 2, HanXRQr2.0-SUNRISE, whole genome shotgun sequence:
- the LOC110893642 gene encoding nucleoprotein TPR-like, with protein sequence MAPTTADPIAKWRKNKDTATKKRKGSDDDASYEPSAIDLKKMKKERESTTERVETSTVETPIVESTEIPILTSPRSPFLQTMQVHSEEVLLTPPQQHQSVLEPESTTKRASMQRKFDHEAEFNATFDESVEARLSKFEQEKAASDDKLKNVDAENVVLKNEVLVLNERVTNLEASNVVVNEVVQGLVTTNENLSSSNTSLNAKKEILKKMVEDHEAYKEIKLKQLEKLYAMIEDKLGEPKNDDENKEDEDEEEDDSIFDDIDNYHANDDNRDDEDDQDNTGMMVVKYSGVHQVLDYLDDTQNEERMDVNPHGEKRSGATHDESAGSFTEAKPINSVPTETLKIIYICHDVEDGEIVHNYTREEMMEMLGVDDENFKFDFEEDLGKTSPEGDYVFKMVDEVDNFDNVVMEDDSESDKDEPFHYSSKDSEDFLTFTELFSKHNEEDLRRRVEERVRDEGIPRTLTREELIEERKKWFKPMLEERKFKRPLKFFTRHQDQSLGPKDVILVGH encoded by the exons ATGGCTCCAACAACAGCAGATCCAATTGCAAAGTGGCGCAAGAATAAAGATACGGCAACAAAGAAACGTAAAGGTAGTGATGATGATGCTTCGTATGAGCCTTCGGCGATTGATCTTAAAAAGATGAAAAAAGAAAGGGAGAG CACAACTGAAAGAGTTGAGACTTCTACAGTGGAGACTCCTATAGTTGAATCAACTGAGATTCCTATTCTCACATCGCCAAGGTCTCCTTTTCTACAAACGATGCAAGTTCATAGTGAAGAAGTTCTTCTCACGCCACCACAACAACATCAAAGTGTCCTAGAACCTGAATCGACAACTAAAAGAGCATCAATGCAAAGAAAATTTGATCATGAAGCTGAATTCAATGCAACCTTTG ACGAAAGTGTTGAAGCTAGACTCTCAAAGTTCGAACAAGAAAAAGCAGCTTCTGATGATAAGTTGAAAAATGTTGATGCTGAAAATGTCGTGTTAAAGAATGAAGTGCTAGTGTTGAATGAAAGAGTTACCAATCTTGAAGCGAGCAACGTTGTAGTGAATGAAGTTGTTCAAGGTTTAGTAACTACTAACGAAAATTTATCTTCTTCTAACACTTCTTTGAATGCAAAAAAAGAAATTCTTAAGAAGATGGTGGAAGACCATGAAGCCTACAAGGAGATTAAATTAAAGCAGCTTGAAAAGTTATATGCTATGATTGAAGATAAGCTTG GTGAGCCA AAAAATGACGATGAAAACAAAGAGGAtgaggatgaagaagaagatgatagtATTTTTGATGATATTGACAACTATCATGCAAATGATGACAAtcgtgatgatgaagatgatcaagATAATACTGGTATGATGGTTGTTAAATATTCGGGTGTTCATCAAGTGCTTGATTATCTTGATGACACTCAGAATGAAGAAAGAATGGATGTAAATCCTCACGGGGAGAAAAGGTCTGGTGCTACGCACGATGAATCAGCTGGAAGCTTCACAGAGGCTAAACCTATAAACTCTGTTCCAACAGAAACTCTGAAGATTATATATATCTGTCACGATGTTGAAGACGGAGAGATTGTCCACAATTACACACGTGAAGAGATGATGGAGATGTTGGGCGTTGATGATGAaaatttcaaattcgattttgaAGAAGATCTTGGAAAGACAAGTCCTGAAGGTGACTATGTATTTAAGATGGTTGATGAAGTTGATAACTTTGATAATGTTGTCATGGAAGATGACTCTGAATCAGATAAAGACGAGCCATTTCACTATTCAAGCAAAGATTCAGAAGATTTCCTAACATTTACCGAGTTATTCTCAAAACATAATGAAGAAGATCTTCGAAGGAGAGTTGAAGAGAGAGTTCGTGATGAAGGTATTCCGAGAACGTTGACGAGGGAAGAGTTAATAGAAGAGCGCAAAAAGTGGTTTAAGCCTATGCTAGAAGAAAGAAAGTTCAAGCGACCACTAAAGTTTTTCACTCGTCATCAGGATCAATCATTAGGACCTAAAGACGTTATCCTGGTTGGACACTAA